The genome window ACCAAAAGTAGATGTTACAAAATATAGAGTAGAAGTAGCATTATCAAATGCTAAACCATTAATTCCATTTTCAGTAATACCTGTAACTACTACATAACTCAAGGTAGTCATGTCTTTAGAAATAGATATTTTATAAACAAGTCCTTTTCCTGTATCAGAAATAAGAGCTGTTGTATTATCAATTAATACTACATCATTTAGAAATCCAGGGGTATTAATAGCCAATGTAGCTAAAACAGTTCCTGTTGAAATTTGTAGAATTTTCACATTGGGATGATCGGATACAATAATAGTATCATCATTTAAGAACGCAAATCCTTTAGGATCATCAAGTAATCCTACAAACAAATGTTTAGTAGTATTATTTTTGTATTCAGTAATAAATCCTTTACCCACAGATGCTCCGGGATTACCACCAATATTAGCTATATAAATAGTATTATTACGGACGACAACACTTTCAGGTGTTGATAATCCTGTAATGTTATGTGTAGTAATAGTACCCTCAACAGTAGTCGTTCCATTATTTATAGACACTGTTTTTGTAGGTTCTATTGTTGACACTTCTTTCTTTTGCCCACAACCTGTGATATACACGATAGATAAAGCTAAAGATGTATATTTAATAAAATTATTTATCATTTTATTATCTCCTAATATATAATATATTATATTATATATGTTTTTTTTAACAATTGTCAATGTTTTTTTATAAGTATATAATTAGTATGTATTTAAGTAGCTTGACAAATAAAAAATATTTATATTTGATGTTTAGTTTTTTTCCAA of Spirochaetota bacterium contains these proteins:
- a CDS encoding ATP-binding protein yields the protein MINNFIKYTSLALSIVYITGCGQKKEVSTIEPTKTVSINNGTTTVEGTITTHNITGLSTPESVVVRNNTIYIANIGGNPGASVGKGFITEYKNNTTKHLFVGLLDDPKGFAFLNDDTIIVSDHPNVKILQISTGTVLATLAINTPGFLNDVVLIDNTTALISDTGKGLVYKISISKDMTTLSYVVVTGITENGINGLAFDNATSTLYFVTSTFGGDATRGHIFQATLNNDYTTASKITQWNTDMLGAGGLDGLVLINGKLIVSDWGVGGNPNAAHIYVFNSDRSLALTINGMITSVADITIDNSIVYLPEFTQNQITSIDLKKHL